The Nitrospira sp. genome contains a region encoding:
- a CDS encoding CBS domain-containing protein, translating to MDVIATHSNADFDGLASMVAARKLFPDAKLILPAGAQETVRTFLAAHDLGLSKLQSIDFSQISRLILVDTQDPDRIGALKSCIDNPSVEVVVFDHHVEAQSICNGRSLLSVVQPVGATTTLLVEQLRQRRVAVSPFEATVIALGLYEETGSFGFGSTTPRDLEAGAFLLETGADLNVVLDTLRRPLDPDTVALMNDLLEHSDVHYLEGRKVLIATSAIDRRRGEAAGVVHLLAEMQGVDAVIVAVMMEDRVQVIGRSRRPEIDVGWIAREFGGGGHAVAAAATVKGRPLSEVKERLVELLTTRYRPTLLARDVMTMPVKCIGMRTTIAAAGQRMTKYGINVFPVLDENDHFIGIVSRELIQKAEFHRLGKAPVQDIMQTDAYTAEPDTPFHDVEVAMIERNQRFVPVLGGTKIVGVITRTDLLRVMHEDVLKFAGRHAVPNPSEHLTGRAHRNVTGLLQNRMPKHVVALLNEAGRLADRCNVSLYAVGGCVRDLLLGIENLDLDLVVEGDGISFARKLGEMMHARVKVHERFGTAILLLPDEFKLDLATARTEYYEYPTALPTVEQSSIKKDLYRRDFTMNALAIRLNTKGFGDVLDFYGGQRDLNDKVIRVLHGLSFVEDPTRVFRAVRFESRFGFHLGKDTAALIAGAVKMNLFQRLSGHRLLEELKLLLGEREPKQALKRLADLDLLKFIHPKLVWSSRLESLLDAVDQAVDWYRLLFLDRKMDVWLVYFMALLEVLPERPVLDTLKRFPFSELEARCLKTSRTGSHAVLRRLGRKPPPKPADVYHLLSGLCDETLLSLMAKSKGETVKRQVSAYLTTYQHVKPVLTGTELKAMGLKPGPQFKKILDRLLDARLNGEVKTEAEERQLVQQVG from the coding sequence ATGGATGTGATCGCCACGCACAGCAATGCGGATTTCGACGGCCTGGCCTCGATGGTTGCCGCCCGCAAACTCTTTCCGGACGCCAAGCTGATATTGCCGGCCGGAGCTCAGGAGACAGTCCGCACGTTTCTTGCCGCTCACGATCTGGGACTCAGTAAACTGCAATCGATCGACTTCTCTCAGATTTCCAGACTCATATTGGTCGACACTCAGGATCCTGATCGAATCGGTGCGCTGAAATCTTGCATCGACAATCCATCGGTAGAGGTGGTGGTGTTCGATCATCATGTTGAAGCCCAATCCATATGTAACGGCCGCTCTCTTTTGTCCGTCGTCCAACCGGTCGGCGCCACGACGACGTTACTGGTTGAGCAGTTACGTCAGCGCCGCGTCGCGGTGTCACCATTCGAAGCGACCGTGATCGCGCTGGGTCTCTACGAAGAAACCGGCTCGTTCGGCTTCGGCTCCACGACTCCCCGAGATCTTGAAGCCGGGGCGTTCCTGCTCGAAACGGGTGCAGACTTGAACGTCGTGCTGGACACCCTTCGCCGTCCGCTGGATCCCGATACCGTCGCACTCATGAACGATTTGTTGGAGCACAGCGACGTCCATTACCTCGAGGGGCGAAAAGTTCTGATCGCGACGAGCGCCATCGATCGCCGCCGCGGTGAAGCGGCCGGAGTCGTACACCTGCTTGCCGAAATGCAGGGCGTCGATGCCGTCATTGTCGCCGTGATGATGGAAGACCGGGTGCAGGTGATCGGACGAAGCCGCCGTCCAGAAATCGACGTGGGATGGATCGCCCGGGAATTTGGAGGCGGCGGCCATGCCGTCGCAGCCGCCGCGACAGTCAAAGGACGACCGCTCTCAGAAGTCAAAGAACGTCTTGTCGAATTGTTGACGACCCGCTATCGGCCTACGCTGTTGGCGCGCGACGTGATGACGATGCCGGTGAAATGCATTGGAATGAGAACGACGATTGCAGCCGCCGGGCAGCGGATGACGAAATATGGAATCAATGTCTTCCCGGTTCTCGATGAGAATGATCACTTCATAGGGATAGTGAGCCGTGAGCTGATTCAAAAAGCCGAGTTTCACCGGCTCGGGAAAGCTCCCGTTCAAGACATCATGCAGACTGATGCCTATACGGCAGAGCCGGACACGCCGTTTCATGACGTTGAAGTTGCCATGATCGAACGGAATCAACGGTTCGTCCCTGTTCTCGGAGGGACGAAGATCGTGGGGGTCATTACCAGGACGGACTTGCTGAGAGTAATGCACGAGGATGTTCTCAAGTTTGCCGGTAGGCATGCTGTGCCTAATCCATCAGAGCATCTCACCGGAAGAGCCCATCGTAACGTGACGGGATTGCTTCAAAACCGCATGCCGAAGCACGTCGTAGCGCTTCTCAACGAAGCAGGGCGCCTCGCTGACCGTTGCAATGTGTCGCTGTACGCCGTCGGCGGCTGCGTCAGAGATCTGTTACTGGGGATCGAGAACCTCGATCTGGATCTCGTCGTGGAGGGGGATGGAATCTCATTTGCCAGAAAACTCGGTGAAATGATGCATGCCCGTGTGAAGGTGCATGAGCGATTCGGCACGGCGATCCTTCTCCTGCCGGATGAATTCAAGCTCGATCTGGCCACCGCCAGGACAGAATATTATGAGTATCCCACCGCCTTGCCGACGGTTGAGCAAAGTTCAATCAAGAAAGATCTGTACCGCCGGGATTTCACCATGAACGCGTTGGCCATCCGCTTGAACACAAAAGGTTTTGGCGATGTCTTGGATTTCTACGGGGGTCAACGAGATCTGAATGACAAGGTCATCCGAGTCTTGCACGGGCTGAGTTTTGTCGAAGATCCGACCCGAGTGTTTCGGGCTGTGCGATTTGAATCCCGGTTCGGATTTCATTTAGGCAAGGATACCGCGGCGTTGATCGCCGGCGCCGTCAAGATGAATCTGTTTCAACGATTATCCGGTCACCGTCTGCTGGAAGAACTGAAATTGCTGTTAGGAGAGCGTGAACCAAAACAGGCTCTGAAGCGACTGGCCGACCTCGACTTGCTCAAGTTCATCCATCCTAAGTTAGTGTGGTCCAGCCGCTTGGAGTCGCTGCTCGATGCCGTAGATCAGGCGGTTGACTGGTATCGGCTGCTGTTTCTCGATCGAAAGATGGACGTGTGGTTGGTGTATTTCATGGCGCTACTGGAAGTCTTGCCGGAACGCCCCGTTCTGGACACTCTCAAGCGTTTCCCATTTTCCGAATTGGAAGCCAGGTGCCTCAAGACATCCCGGACGGGTAGCCATGCGGTACTTCGCCGGCTTGGAAGAAAACCGCCGCCAAAGCCGGCGGACGTCTATCATCTTCTGTCAGGACTGTGTGATGAAACGCTCTTGAGCCTCATGGCCAAGAGCAAAGGAGAAACGGTCAAGCGGCAGGTGTCAGCGTACCTCACCACCTATCAACACGTGAAGCCGGTGCTGACCGGTACTGAGTTGAAGGCCATGGGACTTAAGCCGGGTCCGCAGTTCAAGAAGATTCTCGACCGGTTGCTTGACGCGCGTCTGAACGGGGAGGTGAAGACAGAGGCAGAGGAACGACAGCTGGTTCAACA
- a CDS encoding sigma-70 family RNA polymerase sigma factor, which translates to MNAKIRDRAVSTRQNAQVGKPLTFMDIEEKLLPRLRLGEEEAFGQFVTHQHARLIRIAMRYVVDQDMAEEVVQDTWVTVITRLNGFEGRSSLFGWICGILIHKAKDRGVREKRQRAFSHCESYDRYGDEPIDPSRFCPSRTWAGSCAYYPHPWDERTPEQLLLSKRIMDCMQQAIDALPVTLKQVLILRDVDGIDTKEVCTRLHVSEANLYVRLHRARERVRLAIQTTCE; encoded by the coding sequence ATGAATGCCAAAATCAGGGATCGTGCCGTATCGACTCGTCAGAATGCGCAAGTAGGCAAGCCTCTCACCTTTATGGACATCGAAGAAAAGCTGCTTCCGAGACTTCGGCTTGGCGAAGAGGAGGCCTTCGGTCAGTTCGTGACGCATCAGCATGCAAGGCTTATCCGCATCGCGATGCGATATGTCGTCGATCAAGACATGGCAGAGGAAGTCGTGCAGGATACGTGGGTAACAGTGATTACACGCCTGAATGGGTTTGAGGGCCGATCCTCTCTCTTCGGCTGGATCTGCGGGATTCTGATCCACAAGGCCAAGGATCGAGGGGTGCGCGAGAAACGCCAGAGAGCCTTCTCGCACTGTGAATCATATGACCGCTATGGTGATGAGCCGATCGATCCTTCGCGTTTCTGCCCGAGCAGAACGTGGGCCGGATCCTGTGCATATTATCCTCATCCATGGGATGAGCGGACTCCCGAACAGCTTCTGCTGTCAAAACGGATAATGGATTGTATGCAACAGGCCATTGATGCCTTGCCGGTGACTCTTAAGCAAGTTTTGATTCTTCGTGATGTGGATGGAATAGACACGAAAGAAGTCTGCACGCGGCTGCATGTCTCTGAAGCCAACCTCTATGTGCGGTTACACCGGGCTCGCGAGCGAGTCAGATTGGCCATTCAAACCACATGTGAATGA
- a CDS encoding HAMP domain-containing protein, whose translation MFTTLYGKLATVLIGLFCLIGAGSILLTLYATRLYFQEVNQKLNQALAERIVSEKILMQEGQVNEAALKEIFHSLMVINPSIEVYLLDGQGSILTFSAPAGKVKRQRVSLEPIERFLSRIEDFPILGDDPRDLSRKKIFSAFPVQTLSGDIEGYLYVILGGEEFESVAQMLEGSYILRVSAWAVAAILLFALLTTLLMFKLLTRRLRLLTLAMETFKRGDFSEPSDLPYRLHLQRTTAERRDEIDVLGATFAHMSDRIQQQVGQLKQTDQLRRELVANVSHDLRTPLTSLQGYLETLLLKEGTLSPQEQRKYLGIAAAHSEQLGKLIGELFELAKLSSQEMRPRIEAFSLSELVQDVVQKLTFVAEKKEVTLHTEMQADLPCVVADIGLIERVLENLIENAIRYTPAHGTVTVGLKGVNEKIMTNVMDTGCGIPPEDLPHIFDRYYRVGNGQRGRTTGAGLGLAITKRILELHGSSIEAQSVVNRGTTFTFCLSVAQPSIELVDSSHSA comes from the coding sequence ATGTTCACAACGCTGTACGGGAAGCTGGCCACCGTCCTCATCGGGCTGTTTTGCCTCATAGGTGCTGGGTCCATACTGCTGACTCTTTATGCGACCCGGCTGTATTTCCAAGAAGTGAATCAGAAGCTCAATCAGGCCTTGGCTGAACGCATTGTGTCTGAAAAGATCCTCATGCAGGAAGGACAGGTAAATGAGGCAGCGCTCAAGGAGATCTTTCATAGTCTCATGGTGATCAATCCCAGTATCGAAGTCTATCTGCTTGATGGTCAGGGGTCGATCCTGACTTTTTCAGCTCCTGCTGGAAAAGTGAAGCGACAACGTGTCTCTCTCGAACCAATTGAACGGTTTTTGTCAAGGATTGAAGACTTCCCAATCCTGGGTGACGACCCGCGAGATCTCAGCCGCAAGAAGATCTTTTCCGCGTTCCCCGTACAAACGTTAAGCGGCGACATCGAAGGCTATCTGTACGTTATTCTAGGTGGGGAGGAGTTTGAGTCAGTCGCACAGATGCTGGAGGGCAGTTACATTCTCCGCGTGAGCGCATGGGCTGTCGCCGCAATTCTCCTGTTTGCACTGTTGACCACCCTCCTCATGTTCAAGCTGTTGACTCGACGACTCAGACTGCTCACCTTGGCGATGGAGACCTTTAAGCGTGGCGACTTTTCCGAACCGTCAGATTTGCCGTACCGGCTTCACCTACAGCGAACGACTGCCGAGCGAAGAGATGAAATAGACGTGTTAGGGGCGACCTTTGCACATATGTCAGATCGCATCCAGCAGCAGGTGGGGCAGCTCAAACAGACCGATCAGTTGCGACGCGAATTGGTCGCCAATGTCTCGCACGATCTTCGCACGCCGTTGACATCTCTTCAGGGGTATCTCGAGACTCTGCTTTTGAAGGAAGGAACGCTGTCTCCACAGGAACAACGGAAATATCTTGGAATTGCCGCTGCGCACAGTGAACAATTAGGAAAATTGATTGGTGAGCTGTTTGAACTGGCAAAATTGAGCTCTCAAGAGATGCGCCCTCGCATTGAAGCATTTTCTCTCAGCGAACTCGTACAAGATGTTGTCCAAAAGCTGACGTTTGTTGCAGAGAAGAAGGAGGTGACGCTCCACACAGAGATGCAGGCCGATCTTCCATGTGTCGTCGCTGATATCGGACTCATTGAGCGAGTCCTTGAAAACCTCATCGAGAACGCCATTCGATACACTCCGGCACATGGCACCGTCACGGTTGGCCTAAAGGGTGTGAACGAAAAGATCATGACCAACGTGATGGATACCGGCTGCGGAATACCTCCAGAAGATCTCCCGCATATTTTTGATCGATACTATCGGGTTGGCAACGGGCAACGGGGCAGAACGACGGGGGCAGGGCTTGGTCTCGCGATTACCAAACGGATACTGGAGCTTCACGGAAGCTCCATCGAGGCTCAGAGTGTCGTAAATAGAGGGACGACCTTCACCTTTTGTCTGTCCGTTGCGCAACCTTCCATCGAATTAGTGGATTCTTCTCACTCTGCCTGA
- a CDS encoding YdbL family protein — MFRRRLVLVLCALATWFMAESSGLALSLEEAKMKGLVGEKANGYLGAVIPPDAEARALLEDVNQKRRRAYEDIAKRNRTNVQSVESLAGEKAIQNTRPGNFVEGPGGWIKR; from the coding sequence ATGTTCAGACGTCGTCTGGTGCTCGTGTTATGTGCGTTGGCTACCTGGTTCATGGCTGAATCCTCCGGCTTGGCGCTATCCTTGGAGGAAGCCAAAATGAAAGGTTTGGTGGGGGAGAAGGCCAACGGTTACTTGGGGGCGGTCATCCCTCCCGATGCGGAGGCCCGGGCGTTGCTCGAAGACGTGAATCAGAAACGTCGGCGAGCCTATGAGGATATCGCAAAACGAAACCGGACCAACGTCCAATCAGTTGAATCGCTGGCAGGAGAGAAAGCCATCCAGAACACCAGACCGGGAAACTTTGTCGAAGGACCAGGCGGCTGGATCAAGAGATGA
- a CDS encoding response regulator transcription factor, producing the protein MVDEAPHRQSAKPRTILVIEDDRDIARLLELHLYDVGYDVHVAPDGATGCKHALSKAYDLIVLDLMLPGMDGLDVCQTLRTRLNYTPILMLTAKSTELDRVLGLEVGADDYLTKPFSIRELLARVKALFRRVEVLRAPVVQDQQKPICAGGLVIDAEKRKVTLCGKAIDLTAKEFDLLLQFARHPGRVYTRSQLLDLVWGYAHAGYEHTVNSHINRLRAKIERDTNRPRYILTVWGIGYSFTEEHRHE; encoded by the coding sequence ATGGTAGACGAAGCACCACATCGGCAAAGTGCAAAGCCTCGAACCATTCTCGTGATTGAAGATGACCGAGACATTGCGCGTCTCTTGGAGCTCCATCTGTATGACGTAGGATATGATGTGCATGTGGCGCCGGACGGCGCGACCGGCTGCAAACACGCGCTCTCCAAAGCCTATGACTTGATTGTCCTCGATCTGATGCTCCCGGGGATGGACGGGTTGGACGTATGTCAAACTCTGCGAACCAGACTAAATTACACGCCTATCCTAATGTTGACCGCCAAGTCGACGGAGTTAGATCGCGTACTGGGTCTGGAGGTCGGTGCAGACGATTATCTGACCAAGCCTTTCAGCATTCGTGAACTTCTCGCTCGGGTGAAAGCCTTGTTCCGCCGCGTAGAGGTGCTTCGGGCGCCGGTGGTTCAGGATCAGCAAAAGCCGATTTGTGCCGGAGGTCTCGTGATTGATGCCGAGAAGCGCAAAGTCACGCTGTGCGGCAAAGCGATAGACCTGACGGCGAAAGAGTTCGATCTCTTATTGCAGTTCGCCCGACACCCAGGCCGTGTGTATACCCGTTCTCAACTGCTCGATTTGGTATGGGGGTATGCACACGCGGGCTACGAACACACCGTGAATTCCCATATCAATCGGTTGAGAGCCAAAATCGAGCGTGATACGAACCGTCCTCGGTACATTTTGACGGTCTGGGGCATCGGCTATAGTTTTACCGAGGAACACCGACACGAGTAG
- a CDS encoding beta-propeller fold lactonase family protein, with protein MRTRFIGVMTLALALTGGVIGSAWAGQKGQMVYTMSNAPSGNAVLAFEQHSDTLIPIGSFPTQGAGSGGGLGNQGAIVLSDDGETLFVVNAGSDEVSVFHVHDHGLTLTDKVSSGGVRPISVAVHEEWVYVLNAGGTGNITGFMLTSRHTLKLIPGSTRSLSGPATAPAQIEFNPDGDTLVVTEKATQIIDTYTVGEDGVAAGPVSQPSSGVTPFGFSFNKRGVLIVSEAFGGTANASAVSSYTLKNSALTLRSDSVPDFQSAACWIVITKNGKIAYTSNTGSNNISSYRIGRDGTLTLLMAVAASTGAAPIDMALNRNSKLLYVLNATARSIEAFRVDRGSGELTFLTSVSGLPAGVNGLVAQ; from the coding sequence GTGAGAACACGTTTCATAGGTGTGATGACACTCGCACTAGCGTTGACCGGAGGGGTGATTGGCAGTGCCTGGGCCGGTCAGAAAGGGCAGATGGTGTATACCATGTCGAATGCCCCATCCGGCAATGCCGTCTTGGCGTTTGAACAGCATAGCGACACACTGATTCCGATTGGGAGCTTCCCCACTCAGGGCGCCGGATCAGGAGGCGGTCTGGGGAATCAAGGCGCCATCGTGCTCAGTGATGATGGGGAGACGCTCTTTGTCGTCAATGCGGGAAGCGACGAGGTGTCGGTATTCCATGTTCATGATCATGGCCTAACACTCACGGATAAAGTGAGCTCTGGTGGTGTGCGTCCCATCAGCGTTGCAGTTCATGAGGAATGGGTCTATGTGTTGAATGCGGGCGGAACGGGCAATATTACTGGATTTATGTTGACGAGCCGTCATACGTTGAAGCTGATCCCTGGATCGACTCGTTCGCTCAGCGGCCCGGCCACGGCGCCGGCACAAATCGAGTTTAATCCCGATGGAGACACCTTGGTGGTGACAGAAAAAGCCACCCAGATCATCGATACGTACACAGTGGGTGAAGATGGTGTCGCGGCTGGGCCAGTCTCACAACCTTCGTCTGGCGTCACCCCATTTGGATTCTCTTTCAATAAACGAGGAGTCCTCATCGTGAGCGAGGCATTCGGTGGAACAGCTAATGCCAGCGCAGTCTCTTCATATACGTTGAAAAATAGTGCGTTGACGCTTCGTAGCGATTCAGTTCCCGATTTTCAATCGGCGGCCTGCTGGATTGTGATTACCAAGAACGGCAAGATCGCCTACACAAGTAACACCGGCAGCAACAACATTTCGAGTTATCGCATCGGGCGAGACGGGACTCTTACCTTACTCATGGCTGTAGCTGCTTCTACAGGAGCCGCCCCAATCGATATGGCATTGAACAGAAACAGTAAACTCCTCTATGTTCTCAATGCGACCGCACGTTCTATCGAGGCGTTTCGTGTCGATCGCGGTAGTGGGGAACTTACGTTCCTGACCAGCGTTTCTGGTCTGCCCGCAGGGGTGAACGGCCTTGTGGCTCAGTAA
- a CDS encoding molybdopterin-dependent oxidoreductase — translation MDEPSRLTKTKEQWARARRGGEEREVFYEGDERLPPGQHLVENFPVLDLGFKPEILLNEWKLSIGGFVTTPVAWTWEQFSAQPPFKDRSDFHCVTSWSRYDNDWEGVSFKHLISVVKPLSLARFVLFRSYDDYTTNLPLDVCDDADVLLAHSWNGKPLSRDHGGPVRVIVPKRYAWKGAKWVKEITFSDRDEKGFWEVRGYSNTALPWQNDRYG, via the coding sequence ATGGATGAACCGAGCAGGCTAACGAAGACCAAAGAGCAATGGGCCAGGGCTCGGCGAGGCGGAGAAGAACGTGAAGTGTTCTATGAAGGAGACGAACGTCTCCCCCCCGGCCAACACCTCGTCGAGAACTTCCCCGTGTTGGATCTTGGGTTCAAACCCGAGATCCTGTTGAATGAATGGAAGCTCAGCATTGGTGGATTTGTCACCACACCTGTCGCATGGACATGGGAGCAGTTTTCAGCCCAGCCTCCATTCAAGGACCGATCGGACTTTCACTGCGTCACGTCATGGAGCCGATATGACAACGATTGGGAAGGGGTCAGTTTCAAACACCTCATATCTGTCGTGAAACCGCTGTCGCTGGCGCGGTTTGTTCTCTTCAGGTCATACGATGACTACACGACGAATTTACCGCTCGATGTCTGTGACGACGCCGATGTGCTGTTGGCCCACAGCTGGAACGGTAAACCACTCTCCCGAGACCATGGCGGGCCCGTACGCGTGATCGTCCCCAAACGCTATGCCTGGAAGGGCGCGAAGTGGGTGAAGGAGATTACGTTTTCAGATCGGGATGAAAAAGGGTTTTGGGAAGTGCGTGGGTATTCCAACACCGCATTGCCGTGGCAAAACGATCGCTATGGGTAG
- a CDS encoding YnbE family lipoprotein, whose translation MLSEVVRISVALVTWVTLLVMMGACTPRVEVTAPEKPITINLNVKIDHEIRVKVDKELDQVLSNESGLF comes from the coding sequence ATGCTGAGTGAGGTGGTACGGATAAGCGTCGCGCTCGTGACGTGGGTGACTCTGCTGGTCATGATGGGCGCCTGTACCCCACGGGTCGAAGTGACGGCGCCGGAGAAGCCGATTACGATCAATCTCAATGTGAAAATTGATCATGAGATCCGTGTGAAAGTGGACAAAGAATTGGATCAGGTCTTGTCGAATGAGAGCGGATTATTTTAG